CTCCCTGCATATTGTTTACAGGTACAAACTAAGACGCTATCCTACACCACCCCCTGGTGGTGGCCATATGTAATAGCACATGCCCGGAAAAATAACACTCATAGTGTGTAGTCTGGTTTTTGCCCTAAAATGTGCACCCAAGGGGgttcccaggaccgagtttgggaaaccatgCTCTAGGTCTAGTGAATGTAggaccagtggtgtagtggaaggTAAACGCACGTAAACACCGTTTACCCACCTAAACCTTTTGTGCAAAAATGCATCGAAGGTATAGAAAGCGTTACGGCGATCATCGTTTACCCACTTTTTGTTTTGTTACCATTACATCACTAACCACGTTTCCCATCCACAGTTTGTATGTGAGTAAAGTCCTTCTGTAGAaaaaatgaaagaaataaaaacatttttttcatcaGGACAGCATGGAAACAAGAAGTTTCGGTACAGTTTAACAAATGCCGAAAGATCATTTCGAcgtggtgggatctttttgtatctgtaaaatgaattatgtgAGAAATGGATGTGTAAACGCCttaatgcgcaaatattgatataacatGCATCGTATCGATATGGTTTGTTGGTCCTAGTCCACTATGTCCGGGAAACCATGCTGTTTggtaggctacagatgaaataaattgAGATGAACTTCACGTGGTGAAAAGTGCacggtgatcttgatgctcctttccgaTGCATATCGAGGGgattattctggtgacatgatgatcgatgctttactgctgtttgacaaatatTTTAAGTCTTATCCCGTGCTTAATTTGTCAAATTGGGAAGAGCCGGAAGAGAAGGGTGACCTGGGAAACTGAAGTACCGGAACACatgaaaagaaaaacaaatcACCTTTATAATAAGGCATTTAATTCATATCATCACATTTGCGTAGTGGCACTTACAAAAGTTGCATACAATGGGACATTTTGGTCTTTTTATAAACTCATTTAATGAAATTCTACGCCATTTTATATGACTGGAGATTTAGGAGTGATCTTTTTTAATGCCGCATTCAAAACTGGGAACTCGGAGCTGGGAAATAGCCTACTTCCGAGCGTTCCAGACAACTGGGTAAActgaagggggaaaaaaatgctCTGACTTGGAAAATTGGTTTTGaactgtcatccaactcggaattcctaGTGGGGaactggcctctttctagagctccgacctgaagatcactgacgtcatgattcaacatGGTATTTTTTCgagttccctgttgtcttgaaAGCCCCATAATACAACACACTTGGTCAAATTGAGTGGATaatttgacactgacaaactgagatcaatGAAAACGACCTTGTATTGAACCCATCAATAGCCTAAGAGTGTGCAGACGTATTTTATGCTACAGTAtgaggaaattatagtcctaaaaatgctttccagttttACTGACACACCCAATGATGAGCATGCAGCTCGCTGGTGATGGCGTTATGCGCTCGTGCCAAAGCCTCTCTCTTTTTAATTTGTAACACAATATTTGGATGTTGATGAAGTATTTTGGTATCCTACAGCTGACAGATCTGCCGCGTGTTCCCGACTGTAGGATATGCCTTGTTATTCGACTACActccacagctaggctatttttttttttaaacaaactatGTATCCTCTGTGGTAACATGTTTGGCTTTCTTGTGGTGTTGTAGGATATTCTGAATTATTTCAtttctttctgaacagacagcagtaattttGGCActtaaatgtatttcaatttatcaGGTGTGTTGTAGCTCGTCCAGAACCTTGCGCGGCTATATAAGAAAATGCATTATGAAGCGTGTGGAGAATTAACGAAGAACTCGAATGAACATTGATTGTGTTTATAACTTTTACATTGCAAAAAAGTTAAAAAATTTCATCCAACGAGAGGTACCGCATCTGGTCAAATAGGTTCCGGAACGAAACAGTCCAAAACGGAGAGGTGCCGGATTCTGTTCCGGTAGGATCTGGCTAAAATGAAGCaatgctcttatccataataatcatGTAGACTCGTCTACCCGAACTGTAtctctgccagctgttggctagagcataCGTGCCAACAGTAGACACATTTGCTATTTAGCGatacattgaactttagatttatATTCCGTACATGAAAACTTAATTGAAAAAGTACATGATGTGTGCGCTACGTCATCGCGCACTGATTTTTATCTGCATCAAGTCTGTTTGGTGGGAACACCGCTGGTGGGAGAATGCGCATGTTgtctttatgcagattttagaatattcacatgaaaatctgtccatacaattggatggaaacctagctagtgataAAACGACTGAATGCTAAGGGATACTAGGACATTAATGTGACAAGAAAAATTTAAATATTGTATTTATCTGGGTGCCTGTTTCATaaccctcttctcttccccctcacaGAGATCTGAAGCCTGAGAATATCCTGCTAGCCTCAACGGGACACATCGTCCTGACAGACTTTGGCCTCTGCAAAGAGGGCCTGGCACCCACTGGGACCACCACAACCTTCTGTGGAACGCCAGAGTACCTGGCCCCCGAGGTGCTGCAGAAGCAGGCGTACGACCGCACAGTGGACTGGTGGTGCCTGGGATCGGTGCTGTACGAGATGCTCTACGGACTGGTGAGTCATCCATATGCTTTTTCACAGATTTCTTTCATCATCTTTCAGTTTTCACAATGCATCTAAATGTGTTATTCAATATggattacatcccaaatggcaccctattccctatgtagtgcacttcttttgactagagccatatggaccctggtcaaaagtagggcactataaagggaatagggtgccatttgggatagatCATTTTTCACTATGTCAGTTCAATATAGAGAATGTAATTTATAAATCACAAGTACACTGACAATCATGGTGCCTGGTGTGTTAGGAGTTTGGCTAAGTAGCATGTACATATGTTTGCTCTTGGTCTCCCTCCATAGCCACCCTTCTACAGTCGTAACACAGCGGAGATGTACAACAATATCCTGAACAAGCCTCTGATACTGAAGCCCAACGTGTCCAACTCAGGCAGGGAACTGTTGGAGGGGCTCCTGCAAAAGGACCGCACCAAGAGGCTGGGAGTGAAAGATGATTttgtaagtatatatatatatatatatatatatcacaggaggttggtgccatcttaattggggaggaccggctcgtggtaatggctgtaatggctggagcgaaataggtggaatggtatcaaatacatcaaacacatggtttccatggtttccaggtgtttgatgacattccatttgctccgttccagacattattaggaGCCtgcttcccctcagcagcctaaTATAGAATCAATGTACTATACAATGCATAAAACAACACTAACAAAGTGTCAGTAAGGTTGTTCTGTACTagtgctactgtactgtaccagtgGGTTGACGTAGTGTTCCTATTCACCTGCAGATGGAGCTGAAGTGCCACACCTTCTTCTCACCCATCAACTGGGATGACCTGATGGCCAGGAAGATCACACCACCCTACATTCCCTCTGTGGTACGTACATGTATCAGaagactgtatactgtagatggggAAACTCCCTTTAGTCCAcgcctccaccaatccaatgcttttagtttGTGGAAagtagtgaacaagtgcacacttcaggagaaaggagaCATTGACACTTACCTTTTATAATGTGTGAAATGTGAATTTGATGATTTGTGTTTCGGAGCCCGTCTCTAATAcactcctctggttggttggctTTCGCAGAGCGGGCCCACGGACCTCAGGCACTTTGACCCAGAGTTCACCCACCTCCCTGTGACCTCGTCGCTGTGCAACACGGACGGCCTGCTGGTGACCAGCAGCATCAAGGAGGCAGCTGGAGCCTTCCCAGGCTTCTCCTATGGACCCGCTGACGGCTTCATGTGAGGGACTCCTCTATCTTCATCACCTCTATTGATGATGAGAGGGGGATGGGAACAAATAGAGATACAGGCAAGAGACAGGCACCATGTACTGTATGAGTGGTGTGGGAGGTGTTCATGGTCTGttaataagactcctgaacatgcctgagaggaaagggggggaggggggggggggggtctacaaCTCAATCTTCTGGGATTGTTGCATGAGAGGTGTGCATCACATGGGACTCCAATCTTCAATACCAATGACCCTACTTACCTGATGCAAAGTGTGCCAAGGTGGGACGTTGTTTCGTACTACAGGGAGAAAGGACGTTTCTCTCTAATCGCTGTGGACCACGACCACTGTCGGAAAGACAAGTGAAGTGGCAGTACCGCTTCCGACACGGCTAGGCTGCATCAAACACAGACTGGAGAGGGCCCTGCCTTCCTGATCATTCTGTATATATACTGAAGACTTACATGTCACAAGGCATTTGTTGTCGTTTGTTGTGTGAATGCTGGATTGCACTTGAGGCATTAAGGGTGATTGCATTGTTTAAGCATCCACTCTGTCTCATGTTCAGCTGCATATCTGTTCACCCTCAAAATCATACTATTGATCTGTTCACCCTCAATCATACTTATTGATCTGTTCACCCTCAAAATCATACTATTGATCTGTTCACCCTCAAAATCATACTATTGATCTGTTCACCCTCAAAATCATACTTATTGATCTGTTCACCCTCAAAATTATACTATTGATCTGTTCACCCTCAAAATCACACTTATTGATCTGTTCACCCTCAAAATTATACTATTGATCTGTTCCTGTTCACCCTCAAAATCATACTTATTGATCTGTTCACCCTCAAAATTATACTATTGATCTGTTCTTGTTCACCCTCAAAATCATACTATTGATCTGTTCACCCTCAAAATCACACTTATTGATCTGTTCACCCTCAAAATCATACTTATTGATCTGTTCACCCTCAAAATTATACTATTGATCTGTTCCTGTTCACCCTCAAAATCACACTTATTGATCTGTTCACCCTCAAAATTATACTATTGATCTGTTCCTGTTCACCCTCAAAATCATACTTATTGATCTGTTCACCCTCAATTATACTTATTGATCTGTTCACCCTCAAAATCACACTTATTGATCTGTTCACCCTCAAAATCATACTTATTGATCTGTTCCTTTTCACCCTCAAAATCATACTATTGATCTGTTCACCCTCAAAATCATACTTATTGATCTG
This genomic interval from Oncorhynchus clarkii lewisi isolate Uvic-CL-2024 chromosome 18, UVic_Ocla_1.0, whole genome shotgun sequence contains the following:
- the LOC139373839 gene encoding serine/threonine-protein kinase Sgk1-like, with protein sequence MAVTEAPCDLSYCKMRGIVSVLTAFIKERKMGLNDLISKLVSNPHICHHSEVDFLKIDENQNEELDDDELLNPMCLAFPRSSLAEELAIKPSDFDYLKIIGKGSFGKVLLARHRDSNEYYAVKVLQKKIILKKKEQKHIMAERSVLMKNIKHPFLVGLHFSFQTTDKLYFVLDYVNGGELFYHLQRERVFLEPRARFYAAEIASALGYLHSLHIVYRDLKPENILLASTGHIVLTDFGLCKEGLAPTGTTTTFCGTPEYLAPEVLQKQAYDRTVDWWCLGSVLYEMLYGLPPFYSRNTAEMYNNILNKPLILKPNVSNSGRELLEGLLQKDRTKRLGVKDDFMELKCHTFFSPINWDDLMARKITPPYIPSVSGPTDLRHFDPEFTHLPVTSSLCNTDGLLVTSSIKEAAGAFPGFSYGPADGFM